CCATACCATAGGTGTCGGCGGTTGCTTGGGCAACGTGTAGAGCACGACGATACGAACTTCGTTCGGATGTCGCTCCATTCGCGCCAAACTGTAGGTCGCTCCGGCCCTGAGCTGGAGCCAAACCCGCCGAATCAAGTTCATTGCGTACTCATCTCCACCCGATTCTGGGGTTCCGATGTTTTCGATGAGGGTCGTACGCATCAAATTCCAGTCGCTCATGGGGATTTTTTTGTCGTTGGCCTGAGAGACGCTGATGTTATGCAGCGAAGTATGAAACTTTCGTAATGTACTTTCAGGACCATAGTTCTGGAGCGTGGAATAAGTGAACACCACCAGCAGGCTCAAAATGGCTGCTGGTAAAAGTGAGGCTTTTGGCACGGTCCAGAAATGCATGAGTACTTTATATGTGAACTTTACTTTTTCAACGCCGTTTGTGATAATGAGGATTCCAACAATCCTACAATGTAGTTACCTGAGGAAACAATATGAGCGATTTTCTGAGCAGAAGAGACCTGATGAAGCACGGTGGCGTGATTGCAATCGGTCTCGCAGCGCCTAAATGGCTTTCGACGATTGCCGAAGCCGATGTATTGCGTGTGGCTAAAGGAGGCAAACCGGCCTCGGATACGGTTCTGGTTGTGTGTCAACTTTCCGGTGGCAACGACGGTCTGAACACCGTTATCCCATATGCCGATTCACTTTACTACAAATACCGACCGACGATCGGCCACAAGGACGACGTCGTTCTGAAACTGAACGAGACGCTTGGTCTACACCCGGCGATGAAGGGCATGCAGACCCTTTACAAGGAAGGTAAGGTCGCGGTCATCACCAACGTCGGCTATCCCAAGCCCAACCGCTCGCACTTCAAGAGTATGGACATTTGGCAGTCGGCAAGCCCGGACGACAAGATGAAGCATGGCTGGATTGGCCGCCACTTCGATTCCGAACTCAAGAAGGAGAAGCTGAACCCGATCGTGGCGCTTGGCCTTTCGACCGAGAAGCCGCTGGCACTTGTTGGCGATAGTGCAAGCATCCCGTGCTTTGCCTCGCTGACCGACGTTCAGAACATGCTGGGCGACGCCAGTTCGGAGCAGCTTTTGCGCGAGATCCAGGGAACAGACGCGATGATGGGCAGCCCGACCCGCGTGGTCCAGCAGGCCAACAAGTCGGCTCTGGACGCGATGAGCGTTCTTTCGAAGCAGTTGGGTACGTTCACACCGAAGCAGACTTACGGCGACGACGCGTTCGGCAAGGGCTTCAAGCAGATTTCGCAGTTGATCGGCGCTTCGCCGGCGACCCGAGTCGTGTACTTCTCGGCGGGTGGCTTCGATACGCACTCCCGACAGTTGGACACCCACGCTCGCCTTCTGGGCAACTTCTCCGACGCCGTTCTCGCGTTCCAGCGCGAAATGGAATCGATCAACCGTGCGGACAAGGTCATCATCCTGGTCTTCTCCGAGTTTGGTCGACGCGTCAGCGAGAACGCCAGCCAGGGTACGGACCACGGCGCTGCGGCTCCGATGTTCGTGATCGGCGGCAAGGTCAAGGGCGGCATCCACGGTACGACGCCGGACCTCAGCGACCTGCAAGATGGCGACGTTCGGTTCAAGACCGACTTCCGGCAAGTCTACGCGGCCACTCTCGACAATTGGATCGGTGGCGACAGCGAAGTGGTTCTCGGACAGAAGTTCGACGACCTTCCTCTCTTCGCATAAGGGGCGAAGAGACCTCCTCAACCCCGTTCGCACCTCAGGGCGAACGGGGTCTTTTTGTTTTGACCCTCGCCAAAACGGATAAACTAGGCTATCAGATCATGCACTACTTGACCGTCCAGGACGTTTTGTGGATTCACCTCCAGATCGCCAAGAAAACTGTGAAATTCAACTATGCGAAGCTTGAGGAGGCGGTCAGCTATCAGTACGCCTACGGGAAGAGTAAGGATGTTTTGAGTCAGGCGTCGCGGTTCTTCGTGGGCTTTCCGGCGATGAAGCCTTTTGAGTGCGGAAACGACGCGGCGGCGCTGGTGGCGGGTTTGACGTTTTTGATTTCCAACGGATTCCATCCGAAAAGCGGCGAGAAGGATTTGGCAGGTTGGTTCGAACGGGCTTCGAATCGGAGCGACAGCAAGGCGGCGATCGAGTCGATGGCGAAGCGATGCGAGCATGACCATCATGCGACGATGCGAGAGATCGCGACGGAAGTGATGGAGACGTATGCGTCGACGGTGAAGAAGCTGTTGGCGGATTAACGGCGACTTTTTGAGTCCTTGCAGGTGACTCACCCGGTTCACTCGTTCCTTATTCACTGGCCTCTCTGGCCAGAGGCATCCTTGGATGATCGCATCAGTGATTGGCCACTGAGGCCTAGGCACTGAATGATTCTTGCGGAATTGCCCTCACCCGTCTGCTGACTCAGACTAGGTCGCCGGGGGCGCTGCAGGCGTTTTCGGGGTTGGAGCGCATGGCTTCGAACGCGAGGGCGGCGATAGATGCTCCGAGCATGGGGCCGACAATGTACACCCAGTAGGCTCCCAGTGCTTCGGGGTTGCCGAAGAGTGCAGGTCCGAATGATCGGGCCGGGTTCATCGAGCCGCCGGTGATGGGACCGCCGATGAGGACTCCAAAGATGACGGTCAGGCCGATGGCCAGTGGGGGCGCGATTGGGTTCATGCGCTTGTCGGTCGCGGTGGCGATGATGACGAGCATGAGGATGAAGGTGATGGCGACCTCGGTGCCGACGTTTCGGAGGACGAGGTGAGTGTCAGCGGGGATATGGACGCCCGATCCACCGCCGTACAGGAGCGCAACGACAGCCGCAGCTACCACGCCACCGGCCATCTGGACGAGCCAGTAGGGCGCAACGTAGCGCCAAGGGAAGCGTTTTGCGAGGGCAAAGCCGAGGGTGACGGCCGGATTGAAGTGGGCGGCGGAGATGGGGCCTAATGCGGCGATCATGGCGAGCACGGGGAGGCCCGAGGCGATCGCGGCGACGAGAAGGCCTTGATCGACACCGGACACGTGGCCTATGGCGGAGACGGCAACAGGGGCGAAGACGATGACGAAGGTGCCGACGAACTCGGCCAAGTATCGCTTGATCACGGGGTACTGACCTCCGCCAGTTTGATTTCTACAAATTCGCGGATTTGGTCGCGGATCTCGCGGACCTTTTCGATAGGTTGTCCGGCGGGGTCGTCCAGACCCCAGTCCTCGGTGAGGAGGAACTTGGTAGGGCAGGCTTCGGCATCCACGCCACAGCCCATGGAGATGATCTGGTCGGATTCGGTGACCATTTCGGGGGTGAGGAGCTTGGGCGCTTGCCCGTCCATCGAGATGCCGAGCTCGGCCATGACTTCGACAGCGACGGGGTTGAGGGTTTTGCCGCCCACGGTTCCGGCGGATGCTCCTTCGACGGGCAAACCCTTTTCCTTGGCCAGATGGTTGACGAAGGCTTCGGCCATTTGCGAGCGGCCGGCGTTGTGGACACAGACGAAGAGAAGACGGGTCATGTCAGCAACAACAGCCCTCCTCGGGCTGGGTGGCGGCGAGGGTGGCGAAGTACTCACCGAGGGCGGAAAGGTTGTCTCGACAGACGGTGCAGACCATCGCCTTGCCGCGGCGCTGAATCTGGATCAGGTTAGCGTCGGCGAGTTCGTGCAGGTGGTGGGAGATCGTGGAGTTGATCTTGTCCTGACCGGTGATGTGGCAACAGACCTCGCTGGCGGTCGGACCTTCGATGCCTCCGTCTTCGAGCACTGCGGCGCTCCCGCAACAGGACTTCGTCAGGAATTCGACGATTTCACGCCGAGTAGGGTCACCCAGCGCTTTGAGGCTCCGTGCGATCATTTCGTCCGTCATCGAAACGATATTAGCATATGTTTCGATGACGGACGAAATGAACTGTGTTAACCTTTGTTCATAATTTTGCGGAGCTTGGCTTCCTTCTCGGGTCCCCAGTAGGCGCAATCGAGTTGGAGGAAGACGGACGTGTACGGCACGGTGAAGTCCGTTTTGAGCAAGAGGACGCGGAAGGTTTTGCCGGCGTCGTCGAGATTCTTGATGATGTCCTCGTGGAGTTCGCTCTGGGTGGGCTTGCCTTTGAGCAGGGAGGCGAGTTCTTTGCGGTAGGCGGTGACGCCCCTGGCGTCGGCTTCGGGGACATAGGAAAGTTCTTTGTCCAGGTGCACGATGGGCATGACGTGCTTTGCTTTGGAGAGCTGGCTAAGCACTTCCTTGAGAACCTCGATCTGCGACGCATGGGTGACGATGGTTCGGATGCCGGGGCTGTTTTGAGCCGGGTAGGCGGAGTCGGCAACGACGATCCAGTTTCGGTGGCCGAGGAGGGGGATTTCTTTCCTTAGCTCGGCTTTCCAGGAGGTCGACGACTCTTGGGGCAATGGGGTGGCCAAAAAGGCGGTTGTGAACGCGAGAGCACTAATCATGACACCACTCTGTGACGTGGTGAGGTTACCCGTGGTGGGGTGAGAAAATGGAGCGGGCGACGAGACTCGAACTCGCGACTCTCTGCTTGGGAAGCAGACACTCTACCACTGAGTTACGCCCGCTTGCCCTCCATGGAGGCGGTCACTTTGGAGCGGGCGATGGGAATCGAACCCACGTAGCCAGCTTGGAAGGCTGGAGCTTTACCATTAAGCTACGCCCGCTTTGGGTGATCTTTATTATGCACAATCGAACCCGATCCTTGCCAGCGGATCGGGTTCAGATTTGCCCACCAGGGGGCTTAGCAGAATTGGAATTCAGGCGAGCCGAAGATCAATCGCAGGACGTCGGCCGCGACGGTGTTGGCGTTCTTCTGCGAAAGCTCCTGGCCGTTGAGGCTCTTGGTGGCCGCATCGGCGAGGTACTGCATCTTGTTTTCGCTGAAGGCAACGTCGTACATGGACGCCAGCTTGGTGGCGATGCCCATCGGGCTGGGATCACCGGCAAGGATTGTGTAAATCGGGTAGCGATTGATGCCACCCTTCGCGCCGCCCATGACTTTGTTGGCCCAGTTGATGCGCTCGACCATGGTGGCGGAGGAAATCCAGGCGTCTCCTGGCTTCCAGCCGGATACGTCGGGCGGATAGAGGAGCCACATGCCTTGGCTCTTCATCGACGCCGAAACGGCGGCGGCGGGAGCGAGGCGGGCTCGGGCACCGGTATCGGACTGGCCAAGCGAGGCTAGTTGCTGGGCCATCGCTTCGCCGACACCCATTGCGCGCGCGGAGGCCATGCAGAAGTCAAGCGGGTTCTTGATGAGCTTGCGGTGGGCTCGGTCAGAGTAGAACTCATCGGATTCGACGATCGCGCGGATGAGCGTCTTGATATCGAGACCAGACCGCCAGAAGTCATCGACGAACGGTTTGAGGGTGGCGGGGTCGGCGTTTGGATAGACGAACCAGTTCCAAATCTTGTTGGTGATGAACTCGGCCACGCGCGGTTTGGAGCAGAGGATGCCGAGAACGTCGTCGCCGCTCAGATCGCCTGTCTTACCGAGGACGGTCTTGGTGCCGTCGTCGTGGAGGACGGGCTTGAACATGAAGGTCGCGGGCGACTTTTGGGCGTTGCGGCCGTTGCGGACGAAGCTCCAGCCCGTGAACGCTCGGGCGGCTTCTTGGATGTCCTTTTCAGTGTAGTTGCCGACGCCGAGGGTAAAGAGCTCCATGACCTCGCGGCCGAAGTTCTCGTTCGCGCGACCCTTGATGTTGTCCTGGCCGTCGAGCCAGATGAGCATGGCGGGATCTTTGGCGACTTCGCTGAGAAGGGTTTTGAAGTTGCCGAGCGCGTTGCGGCGAAGGATGTCGTTTTGCTGAATCATCAGCGGACCGTTGGTGACCTTTTCGGCGCTGGTGGCGAAGTGGTTATGCCAGAAGTGGGTCATCTTCTCCAGCAACGGGCGGCGGGTCATGAGAATCCGCGCCGACCAGCCTACGACGGCCTGCTGAGGGCGAATCTGGCCCTTTTGGTCCTGGATGACATCCCACGAGAAATCATAAAGCTCGGGGACCTGTTCGCAGTTCAGGAGCTTGTCGATGGCACCCTTGAGGCCCCCCTGCATGTAATAGTTAACTTCTTCTTCGCTCGCTCCAAGGCCGAATCGGCGAAGGAGGTGGGCCACTTTGTCGCGTTCAGTCAGTGCCATATCAGATGCCTTAACGATCCTCAATTCTTTCGGTTCGCTTACGTACCAAAATACCTAGCTCAAAGAAAAAGAGCTAGTGGAATCACTAGCTCTTTTAATCGTTTTGACGAAAAGTCTGGTCTACTCTTCCTTCGCGCTCGAAGACTTGTAGGTTGCTTCGTTCACGAATTTGAAGAGGGTGGTGCCTTCGTAGGACGCCTTCAGAGCGTACCGGGTCTGTTCGCCGGACTTGGTCTTTCGCACCATTTTGGTCTTTCGAACATCGCCATCCGGCACTTCAACATGAGATCGAGTCTTAAGATTGTAGAACTTCATTTTTTCTCCTAAAATTGGCTACGAGTTTCCCCCTCGCCCATTCCTTCTTAGGTTCAAATTTGCCGAATTAGAGAATATCACAAACTCATCCAAAGTCAAGAGAATTTCGCGAGAATCTAGGCAAAAATGATTCTTTGCCTAGATTCAAATGAGCCTTATTTGAAGGTGATACTGCGCTCAAGGGTCATTTGAGAGCCCTTGCCGTACCGCGCGATGCCGATTTGAGTCTTGTCGCCCCAGTTAAGGTTGGACATCTGCGAGGTCAGTTCGTCGATGGTGGAAACCTTCTTTCCGCCGATCGATTGGATGACGTCGCCGACCTG
The DNA window shown above is from Armatimonadota bacterium and carries:
- a CDS encoding DUF1501 domain-containing protein, translating into MSDFLSRRDLMKHGGVIAIGLAAPKWLSTIAEADVLRVAKGGKPASDTVLVVCQLSGGNDGLNTVIPYADSLYYKYRPTIGHKDDVVLKLNETLGLHPAMKGMQTLYKEGKVAVITNVGYPKPNRSHFKSMDIWQSASPDDKMKHGWIGRHFDSELKKEKLNPIVALGLSTEKPLALVGDSASIPCFASLTDVQNMLGDASSEQLLREIQGTDAMMGSPTRVVQQANKSALDAMSVLSKQLGTFTPKQTYGDDAFGKGFKQISQLIGASPATRVVYFSAGGFDTHSRQLDTHARLLGNFSDAVLAFQREMESINRADKVIILVFSEFGRRVSENASQGTDHGAAAPMFVIGGKVKGGIHGTTPDLSDLQDGDVRFKTDFRQVYAATLDNWIGGDSEVVLGQKFDDLPLFA
- a CDS encoding helix-turn-helix domain-containing protein — protein: MTDEMIARSLKALGDPTRREIVEFLTKSCCGSAAVLEDGGIEGPTASEVCCHITGQDKINSTISHHLHELADANLIQIQRRGKAMVCTVCRDNLSALGEYFATLAATQPEEGCCC
- a CDS encoding DUF1800 family protein translates to MALTERDKVAHLLRRFGLGASEEEVNYYMQGGLKGAIDKLLNCEQVPELYDFSWDVIQDQKGQIRPQQAVVGWSARILMTRRPLLEKMTHFWHNHFATSAEKVTNGPLMIQQNDILRRNALGNFKTLLSEVAKDPAMLIWLDGQDNIKGRANENFGREVMELFTLGVGNYTEKDIQEAARAFTGWSFVRNGRNAQKSPATFMFKPVLHDDGTKTVLGKTGDLSGDDVLGILCSKPRVAEFITNKIWNWFVYPNADPATLKPFVDDFWRSGLDIKTLIRAIVESDEFYSDRAHRKLIKNPLDFCMASARAMGVGEAMAQQLASLGQSDTGARARLAPAAAVSASMKSQGMWLLYPPDVSGWKPGDAWISSATMVERINWANKVMGGAKGGINRYPIYTILAGDPSPMGIATKLASMYDVAFSENKMQYLADAATKSLNGQELSQKNANTVAADVLRLIFGSPEFQFC